From a single Melospiza georgiana isolate bMelGeo1 chromosome 5, bMelGeo1.pri, whole genome shotgun sequence genomic region:
- the RASL11B gene encoding ras-like protein family member 11B, with protein sequence MRLTQSMCTIAECAPGGDGPATARPRLVKIAVVGGSGVGKTALVVRFLTRRFIGDYERNAGNLYSRHIQVDGEMLAIQVQDTPGVQIHEHSLDCNEQLNRCIRWADALVIVFSITDYKSFELLSHLYHHVRQLHPGNLLPVVIVANKADLLHIKEVEPQQGLQLANMLGCTFYEVSVSENYNNVFNAFHLLCKEVNKQQITSTPERRRTSLIPRPKSPNMQDLKRRFKQALSAKVRTVTSV encoded by the exons ATGCGCCTGACGCAGAGCATGTGCACCATCGCCGAGTGCGCGCCCGGCGGCGACGGCCCCGCCaccgcccggccccgcctcgTCAAGATCGCGGTGGTGGGGGGCAGCGGCGTGGGCAAGACAG CGCTCGTGGTGCGGTTCCTCACCCGGCGGTTCATCGGCGACTACGAGCGGAACGCAG GTAATCTCTACAGCAGGCACATCCAGGTAGATGGAGAGATGTTGGCCATCCAAGTGCAAGATACTCCAGGAGTTCAG ATCCATGAACACAGTCTGGATTGTAATGAGCAGCTGAACAGATGCATTCGCTGGGCAGATGCCCTGGTGATTGTCTTCTCCATCACTGACTATAAGAGCTTTGAACTACTCAGTCACCTTTACCATCATGTTCGACAGCTGCACCCAGGGAACCTGCTCCCTGTCGTCATTGTGGCAAACAAAGCTGATCTCTTGCATATCAAAGAGGTGGAGCCTCAGCAGGGACTTCAGCTGGCCAATATGCTGGGCTGTACTTTCTATGAAGTATCTGTCAGTGAAAACTATAATAACGTCTTCAATGCCTTCCATCTCCTCTGTAAAGAAGTCAATAAACAGCAAATAACCAGCACCCCTGAGAGGAGGAGAACCTCTCTTATTCCACGGCCAAAATCACCCAACATGCAGGATCTGAAGAGAAGGTTTAAGCAAGCTTTGTCTGCCAAAGTGAGGACTGTCACTTCTGTTTGA